Proteins from a single region of Gambusia affinis linkage group LG12, SWU_Gaff_1.0, whole genome shotgun sequence:
- the LOC122840934 gene encoding purine nucleoside phosphorylase-like isoform X1: protein MSESTFGGSYEECRTTADWLLKHTQVRPTVGIVCGSGLSALGDMLKDPQVFKYCDIPNFPHSTVRGHAGQLVFGTLKGKPCVCMQGRFHLYEGYPIQKITLPMRVFKLMGVKTMIMTNAAGGLNQDYKVGDFMIIKDHLNMPGFAGVNPLCGPNDDRFGVRFPCMSDAYDRELQQLAHDVAAELGFSNFLRDGVYCVIGGPSFETIAECRMLHRLGGDAVGMSTVHEVIVARHAGMRCFAMSLISNRAVMDYDSREKANHEEVLETGRQRAKQMEVLVATMVARLDADENEDKNNS from the exons ATGTCTGAGAGTACATTTGG TGGAAGCTATGAGGAGTGCAGAACcacagctgattggctgctgaaACACACCCAGGTGCGACCAACTGTGGGAATCGTGTGTGGGTCGGGCCTCAGCGCTCTGGGTGACATGCTCAAGGATCCGCAGGTCTTCAAGTACTGCGACATTCCCAACTTCCCCCACAGCACAG TGCGCGGTCACGCTGGCCAGTTGGTGTTTGGGACACTGAAAGGGAAGCCATGTGTTTGCATGCAGGGCAGGTTCCACCTTTATGAGGGCTACCCAATCCAGAAG ATTACACTGCCCATGCGCGTCTTTAAACTGATGGGTGTCAAGACGATGATCATGACCAACGCTGCAGGAGGCCTCAACCAGGACTACAAAGTGGGAGACTTCATGATCATCAAGGATCACCTCAACATGCCCGGCTTTGCTGGAGTCAACCCGCTTTGTGGGCCCAACGACGACAG GTTTGGCGTCCGTTTTCCCTGCATGTCCGACGCCTACGACCgcgagctgcagcagctggcgCACGACGTGGCGGCCGAGCTCGGCTTCAGCAACTTCCTGCGAGACGGCGTGTACTGCGTCATCGGAGGGCCGTCCTTCGAAACCATCGCCGAGTGCCGCATGCTGCACCGCCTGGGGGGCGACGCCGTTG GGATGAGCACCGTCCACGAGGTGATCGTCGCGCGCCACGCCGGGATGCGCTGCTTCGCCATGTCGCTGATTAGCAACCGGGCGGTGATGGACTACGACAGCCGGGAGAAAGCCAACCACGAAGAGGTTCTGGAGACGGGCCGGCAGAGGGCCAAGCAGATGGAGGTTCTGGTGGCCACCATGGTGGCCCGGCTCGACGCCGACGAGAACGAAGACAAGAACAACTCCTAA
- the LOC122840932 gene encoding zinc finger protein 544-like → MASCAPFQTQLSSIMEVLVKAAVAQISKLVDDKCAFLHLEISRKQSENEMLKRKLLLMESKNAQLQRGFENYMDRGTDLGRNVSHPARDLKFPEIEGSSVSFTIKEESPDEALWISDSAAAIGNAVPYPAQESQQVIHPDVTRLKPAEFSGPFSSGQPPVHIGSLQFTVKTEKKEDQMSFRQDGCQHRVGKQTPTAVDYPMDERESQLWSSIIEGNEIDAEFPDFSSVVEEYSSSFSEHSDATNMASNTSKSPGVQEQCNGVYGGEYQKDAQLSHFQPGVQDKQKEQVFLQRSSSHAAQLGPPQEEQQREAGAEDGVNATQPANAFTTSCFYTHTSQKPAAPVSRGYACSQCGKSFSRLHQFKLHLQSHRRKRTFWCSVCGKSFQCSSHLSIHHRTHTGEKPYGCGQCGKRFTQQSSLRVHQRTHSGERPYSCSQCGKSFIMMHHLKRHRIIHTYS, encoded by the exons ATGGCTTCGTGCGCTCCCTTCCAGACACAGTTATCCTCAATAATGGAGGTCCTGGTGAAGGCAGCAGTGGCACAAATCTCCAAGCTGGTGGATGACAAATGTGCCTTCTTGCATCTGGAAATATCCCGCAAACAAAGCGAGAATGAGATGCTGaagaggaagctgctgctgatggagAGCAAGAATGCGCAGCTGCAGCGGGGATTCG aaaactaCATGGATCGAGGAACTGATTTAGGAAGAAACGTTTCACATCCCGCTAGAGACTTAAAG tttcCTGAGATTGAAGGGTCCAGTGTTTCCTTCACAATTAAGGAAGAAAGTCCAGATGAGGCGTTGTGGATCAGTGATTCTGCTGCAGCCATTG GCAATGCTGTCCCGTATCCTGCTCAGGAGAGCCAGCAGGTCATCCATCCAGATGTTACCAGACTCAAGCCTGCAGAGTTCAGCGGCCCGTTCAGCTCCGGCCAGCCGCCAGTCCACATCGGCAGCCTCCAGTTCACAGTGAAGACAGAGAAGAAGGAGGACCAGATGTCCTTCAGACAGGACGGATGCCAGCACCGTGTGGGGAAGCAGACTCCCACCGCTGTCGACTATCCCATGGACGAGCGGGAAAGTCAGCTTTGGTCATCGATCATCGAAGGGAATGAAATCGACGCCGAGTTTCCTGAtttctccagcgtggtggaggAATATTCCAGCTCTTTCTCTGAGCATTCGGATGCCACGAACATGGCGTCCAACACCAGTAAGTCGCCCGGCGTCCAGGAGCAGTGCAACGGGGTGTACGGCGGCGAGTATCAGAAAGACGCGCAGCTGTCGCATTTCCAGCCCGGAGTGCAGGACAAGCAGAAGGAGCAGGTGTTCCTGCAGAGGAGCAGCTCCCACGCCGCCCAGCTGGGCCCGCCACAAGAGGAACAGCAGAGGGAGGCGGGTGCCGAGGACGGAGTGAACGCCACCCAGCCGGCTAACGCCTTCACCACCAGCTGCTTCTACACTCACACCTCCCAGAAACCCGCCGCCCCTGTTTCCCGCGGCTACGCCTGCTCCCAGTGCGGTAAGTCCTTCAGCCGCCTGCACCAGTTCAAGCTGCACCTTCAGAGCCACAGGAGGAAGCGCACGTTCTGGTGCAGCGTGTGCGGAAAGAGCTTCCAGTGCTCGTCCCACCTCAGCATCCACCACCGGACGCACACGGGGGAGAAGCCGTACGGCTGCGGACAGTGCGGGAAGCGGTTCACGCAGCAGAGCAGCCTGCGGGTGCACCAGCGCACACACAGCGGCGAGCGACCCTACAGCTGCTCGCAGTGCGGGAAGTCTTTCATTATGATGCACCACCTGAAGCGACACAGGATCATCCACACCTACAGCTGA
- the LOC122840934 gene encoding purine nucleoside phosphorylase-like isoform X2 produces the protein MLKDPQVFKYCDIPNFPHSTVRGHAGQLVFGTLKGKPCVCMQGRFHLYEGYPIQKITLPMRVFKLMGVKTMIMTNAAGGLNQDYKVGDFMIIKDHLNMPGFAGVNPLCGPNDDRFGVRFPCMSDAYDRELQQLAHDVAAELGFSNFLRDGVYCVIGGPSFETIAECRMLHRLGGDAVGMSTVHEVIVARHAGMRCFAMSLISNRAVMDYDSREKANHEEVLETGRQRAKQMEVLVATMVARLDADENEDKNNS, from the exons ATGCTCAAGGATCCGCAGGTCTTCAAGTACTGCGACATTCCCAACTTCCCCCACAGCACAG TGCGCGGTCACGCTGGCCAGTTGGTGTTTGGGACACTGAAAGGGAAGCCATGTGTTTGCATGCAGGGCAGGTTCCACCTTTATGAGGGCTACCCAATCCAGAAG ATTACACTGCCCATGCGCGTCTTTAAACTGATGGGTGTCAAGACGATGATCATGACCAACGCTGCAGGAGGCCTCAACCAGGACTACAAAGTGGGAGACTTCATGATCATCAAGGATCACCTCAACATGCCCGGCTTTGCTGGAGTCAACCCGCTTTGTGGGCCCAACGACGACAG GTTTGGCGTCCGTTTTCCCTGCATGTCCGACGCCTACGACCgcgagctgcagcagctggcgCACGACGTGGCGGCCGAGCTCGGCTTCAGCAACTTCCTGCGAGACGGCGTGTACTGCGTCATCGGAGGGCCGTCCTTCGAAACCATCGCCGAGTGCCGCATGCTGCACCGCCTGGGGGGCGACGCCGTTG GGATGAGCACCGTCCACGAGGTGATCGTCGCGCGCCACGCCGGGATGCGCTGCTTCGCCATGTCGCTGATTAGCAACCGGGCGGTGATGGACTACGACAGCCGGGAGAAAGCCAACCACGAAGAGGTTCTGGAGACGGGCCGGCAGAGGGCCAAGCAGATGGAGGTTCTGGTGGCCACCATGGTGGCCCGGCTCGACGCCGACGAGAACGAAGACAAGAACAACTCCTAA